AGCTTAATATTATCTAATTTAGTTTTTATTGAATAGTCACCAGCATTGCTATTATTAGATAATGCAACACTATAATTAGTTTCTGGTTGATAAATTAATTTTTTTTCTTTACTTAAAAATACTTTTTTATTTTTAATAAAGTCATCTTTGTCAACAATCTCCTTAACATAGAAATTGTCAAAACCATAGTCTAGTAATGTTCTAGAATCAAGATATAAATCATCAACAGTAGACTTAAAAACGGCAGAAATAACTCTTATATTATTTTTAACACCAGTAGATAAAAGACATTTTCCTGCTGCATCAGTATACCCTGTTTTTATACCATCAACAACATCATACTTAATATCTATTTCTTGACCTTTATAGTTCATTTTAGATCTTGACGTTAGAAACTGATTAGTATTTTCAAAGTATCTTTCGTAAGGATAAGCTTCTGTAGCGGGATATTTAACAGATTTAGTGTTAACTATATCTCTAAATATTTTGTTATCCATAGCCTTTCTAGCCATAAGAGCCATATCGTAAGCTGTAGTATAATGATTTTCATCTGGTAATCCATGAGGGTTGTTAAAATGAGTATTTTCAGCTCCTATAGATTTAGCTTCATCATTCATCATATTTACAAAGTTCTCTACAGATCCACCTACATATTTAGCTAAAACCATAGCTACATCATTAGATGAATGTATCAGTAATGCATCTAATAATTCTTTTACTGTAAATGCTTCACCTTCTTTTAGGTACATGCTTGACCCATCAACAATAGGTAAATCTTTTATCTCAACTACTTGATTTAAATCGTTAACATGTTTTAAAACCACATAAGCTGTCCATGCTTTAGTAGTTGAAGCTGGATAGAGCTTGCTATGCCCATTTTTATTATACAAAACTTGCCCTGTTTCGTAGTCCATTAATACTGCATATTCAGCAGTTAAGTTTGGTTCACTATCCGCAAATGATAAATTATTTGTATTAAAAACGGGCAAGAAGGTTATAAGAAGTGTAAGTAGAAATGAAAAAATTTTTTTCATGAAATAACCTCCAAAATAAAATATTATATTTTAGTATAACATATTTTGGTCAATAATCAAAATATAGAGAGGTGATAAAATGAAAAAATGTAAAATAATAATATTTATAATGATATTACTATTTAGTATATATAAAATAATAGATAACAAAAATTTAGATATAAAAGATAATGTTTATATAGTTAGTCAAAGTGAAGTTCGCGAAGAAGAATCTATATCTAATAATATATCTGATGAAAAAGATAACCAAGGAAAAGAACAGATAAAAATAGAAAACACAAACAAAAAAACTATAACTGTATTTATTAGCGGGGAGGTAAAAAATCCTGGAGTTGTTGCTATAGATGCTGAAAAGAGATTATCAGATGCAGTTAATGAATTAGGTGGAACCACAGAAAATGCAGATTTGAATAAAGTGAATTTAGCAATGAAACTTAAAGATGAATCTCATTATATAATACCTAAAATAGGTGATAATTCAGAAAGTCATAACAAAGAAACATTTGAAAATAATATAGAAAATGATTTAAATAATAAAAATAATTTAATAAATATAAATGCGGCAAGTATACAAGAGTTAGATGCACTTCCTGGAGTTGGAGAGGCTACTGCTAATAAAATAGTAAACTATAGAGAAGAGAAAGGAAAGTTTAATTCAATAGAAGAAATAAAAAATGTAAATGGTATAGGCGATAAAAAGTATGAAGAATTGAAAACTCTAATAAGTATAGAGTAATAGAGCATAATTATGATAAATATTGCTAATAAAGTATAAAAAATATGTTATTATAAGTAATATATAAATTAGGTAGAGGAGAGATAATAGTGGAAAATTTAAAAAGACTAACAGAAATGACGACATCAGGTGGTTGAGCGGCCAAAATTGGGCCAGAGGTTCTGGCTTCAGTATTATCACAACTTCCTAAAAATAAAAATAACAATAATTTGCTAGTAGGTTTAGATACTGCAGATGATGCAGCGGTTTATAAACTAAATGATGAAACAGCATTAATTCAAACTTTAGACTTTTTTACTCCAATGATAGATGACCCTTATATATTTGGACAGATAGCAGCTGCTAATTCATTGTCAGATGTATATGCTATGGGAGGAAAGCCTATAGTTGCAATGAATATAGTGTGCTTTCCATCATGTCATGATATGAATATATTAGCAGAAATTTTAAAAGGCGGATTTGATAAAGTCAAAGAAAGTGGCGCTCTTTTAGTAGGTGGTCACACTGTAGATGATAAAGAGCCTAAATACGGTCTTTCGGTATCAGGAATTGTTCATCCTGAAAAGGTATTATCAAATGCAACATCTAGAGTTGGTGATAAATTAATTTTAACGAAACCTATAGGTGTAGGTATATTAAACACAGCGATGAAAGAAAATCTTGTTTCAAAAGAAATTTCTGATAAAGTTATAGAAGTTATGGTACACTTAAATAAATATGCAGCTAAGAGTTTTGACTATATAAAAGTGAATTCTGTAACGGATATAACAGGATTTGGTTTACTTGGTCATGCTTTAGAAATGGCTAAAGCATCAAATGTTAGTATTGAAATAAACTCAAAAGATGTGCCTATACTAGATGGAGCTATTGATATGGCGAATATGGGAATTATTCCAGTGGGAATGTATAGAAATAAAGAATATGTTTCGAAAGATGTAAATATCATAGATGTAGATACAGCAATAGAAGATATTTTATATGACCCTCAAACATCAGGTGGGCTTTTAATATCAGTAGAAGAAGAATTAGCAGATAAGTTAATTGAAGATATGAAATTAAATGGATCTATAGAAGCCAAAATAATAGGAAGTGTAAAAAAGAAAGAAGATAAATATATTACGGTTATATAATAACCGTATTTTTATATGTAAAGGCAATATATTTTATAAATAGCAAATAAGTTAAACTAAATTTTATATTTTAAATTTAGTTTAACTTATTAATATTAGGTAAATTATAAAATACGGATGATAAATACAAATATAGAAAGAGTGATCATATTGGATAAAAGGCAATTATTTTCTAAACTACCTTCAGTAGATGAGATTTTAGGAAATAGTAAAATAGTAAATATTATTTCTGAATACCCGAGAGATTTAGTAATAGAAGGTATTAGAGAAGCTATAGATATTAATAGAAAAAGTATAGTGAACTTAAAAGAAAATATAAATGCTTTTGATGTTTCTATTGATAATATAGTAAATGATGTAATAAATAGAGTTCGGATAAAATATGAATTATCGTTAAAAAAAGTTATAAATGCTACTGGTGTAGTTATACATACCAATTTAGGTAGATCTTTACTTAGTCAAAGCATAAAAAATGAAGTGCTAAATACAGCATTTAGATATTCTAACTTAGAATATGATATAGATAAGGGAAAGAGAGGCTCTAGATACTCTCATTTAACAGAAACTATAAAAAGAATTACAAATGCAGAAGATGTTTTAGTAGTTAATAATAATGCAGCAGCAGTTCTTCTTGTTTTGAGTACTTTAGCTAAAGATAAAGAAGCAATAGTTTCAAGAGGAGAACTTGTTGAAGTTGGAGGTTCTTTTAGAATACCAAGTATAATGGAACTTAGTGGAGCTAAACTAGTAGAAGTAGGTGCTACGAATAAAACTCATCTAAATGATTATGAGGAAGCTATAAATGAAGAAACGGCTATTTTAATGAAGGTTCACACTAGCAACTATAAAATATTAGGATTTACAGAAAGTGTTGAAATAAAGGAATTAAAAAAGCTAGGTGAAAAATACAATTTACCTGTTATAGAAGATTTAGGTAGCGGGACATTTATAGATTTATCTAAATACGGATTATCTTATGAACCAACAGTATTAGACTCTTTAAAAAATGGAGCAGATATAGTTACATTTAGTGGAGATAAAATGCTTGGAGGACCTCAGGCTGGTATAATAGTTGGAAAAAAAGAGTACATCGATAAAATGAAAAAAAATCAGCTTACAAGGGCCTTAAGAGTAGATAAGCTTACTATTTGTGCACTTGAGGCAACATTTAGAATGTATTTAGATGAAGAAAAAGCAATAAATGAAATACCAACTCTTAAAATGTTAACTTATAAGATATCGGAGTTAGATCAAAAAGCTAAGAGTTTATATGACAAAATTATTGATAAAAATATAGATGCTAATGTCTTTATAGAAGATGGATTATCCCAAGTAGGTGGAGGATCTATGCCATTAGAAACAATACAAACAAAAGTAATAGCTATAGCTCCTAAAAATATGAGTGTGTCATCTTTAGAGGAGAAATTGAGATTAAGTGATTCACATATAATAGCAAGAATATATGATAATAAATATATATTAGATGTAAGAACTATATTTGAAGAAGAATTTGAAATCATAGCTAATGAATTAAAAAAGGCTTTAAATTAATAACCTTACTAGGGGGCAGTATATGAAAAATGTAATAATAGGAACAGCGGGTCATATAGACCATGGAAAGACAACTTTAATAAAGGCACTTACTGGAAGAGAGACAGATACCCTAGAAGAAGAAAAAAGAAGGGGCATATCTATAAATCTTGGATTTACATATTTTGATTTACCAAGCAATAAAAGAGCAGGTATAGTTGATGTACCAGGTCATGAAAAATTTATAAAAAATATGTTAGCAGGAGCAGCTGGAATAGATATTGTACTATTTGTAGTAGCTAGCGATGAAGGTGTTATGCCACAGACTATTGAACACTTGGATATATTATCTTTTTTAAATATAAAAAAAGGAATTATAGTACTTACAAAATGTGATGTAGTTGATAATGAGTTTATAGAGCTTGTTAAGGAAGATATCAGAGAAAAAACTAAAGGTACTTTCTTAGAAAATTCAGAAATTGTAGAAGTAGATTCTATATCAAAAAATGGAGTAAGTGAGCTTATAAAAAAAATAGATGATATAAGCAATGAAATAGATGATAAAAATGAAAATTCACCAGCTAGGCTTAATATAGATAGAGTATTTTCTATAAAAGGATTTGGTACAGTTGTTACAGGAACATTACTAGAAGGAAAAATAAGTATAGATGATGATTTAATTATTTATCCTAATAAATTAAAAACAAAGATAAGAAGTATACAAGTTCATGGACAAGATGTTAAAACTGCATATGCAGGTCAAAGGACAGCTATAAATATAGCTAATATAAAAGTTGAAGAATTAAAAAGAGGAGATGTTTTAGCATCACCAAACTCTTTAGAAGAATCTATGATGCTAGATGTTAAACTATCTTTAGTTAAACACACTAATAAAAATTTAAAACATTGGGATAGATTGAGGCTTTATCATGGGGCTAGAGAAATATTGTGCAGGGTTGTACCATTAGATAAAGATATTACTAAGTCGGGAGAAAGCTGTTATGCTCAACTTAGATTAGAAGAAAGTATAGTAGCTAAAAAATTAGACAGTTTCGTACTTAGAAATTATTCACCGCTTGAAACCATAGGTGGTGGGGTTATTATAGATACGAAGCCTAAGAAACATAAAAAGTTTGATGAAAATGTTATAAGCTCTCTTAAAATGAAAGAAAAGGGAGAACTTGAAGTTATATTAGAAGAGTATCTTAAAAATAATTTAAAATCATATAAAACACTAAAGGATATAATGAGTTATACTGGAGAAAATGAAGAGCTTATTATAAATGCAATAAATAAGTTAATAAAAGAAAATAAAGTTGCAAACATCAATAATATATATATACATATAAATCAATATGAAAATTTAAAAAAATTAATAGTAGAACTTTTAACTATATATCATAAAAAGCATAGGCTTAGGAATGGTGTATTGAAGGAAGAAGTAAGGTCTAAGATTGAAAGTAAATTTAATACAAAAGAAATGGACATACTACTTAATAAATTACAAAATGAAAAAATTATAAAGATAGATGAAAATTTAATATCAATTTATGATTTTGAAGTAACATTAAATGATAAGCAAAAAGAAATAAAAGATAACATACAGAAAAAATTAAAATTGCCTGAAACATTAACTGTATTAAACATAAAGGATATATGTGAAAATAAATACTATGAAGAAGTTTTAGAGTATATGATAGGAAAAGATGTAGAAAAATTAGATGATACATATATAATGGATAAAGAAATTTATGAAGAAATAAAGATAAACTTAATAAAGTATTTAGAAGAATTTGGAGAGATAACACTAGGTCAATATAGAGATATGTTAAATTCAAGTAGAAAGAATTGCATGATTATATTAGAAAATTTTGATAGAA
The Romboutsia ilealis genome window above contains:
- a CDS encoding D-alanyl-D-alanine carboxypeptidase family protein, encoding MKKIFSFLLTLLITFLPVFNTNNLSFADSEPNLTAEYAVLMDYETGQVLYNKNGHSKLYPASTTKAWTAYVVLKHVNDLNQVVEIKDLPIVDGSSMYLKEGEAFTVKELLDALLIHSSNDVAMVLAKYVGGSVENFVNMMNDEAKSIGAENTHFNNPHGLPDENHYTTAYDMALMARKAMDNKIFRDIVNTKSVKYPATEAYPYERYFENTNQFLTSRSKMNYKGQEIDIKYDVVDGIKTGYTDAAGKCLLSTGVKNNIRVISAVFKSTVDDLYLDSRTLLDYGFDNFYVKEIVDKDDFIKNKKVFLSKEKKLIYQPETNYSVALSNNSNAGDYSIKTKLDNIKLPIKEGDKVGTLEVYKNKKLEKSIDLVAKNDVTSIFAFFKENKLLYNVLKIILLIIILVFIVFIIRKVNRKKKEKKNSTYSKNRRRRKY
- a CDS encoding DUF655 domain-containing protein, coding for MKKCKIIIFIMILLFSIYKIIDNKNLDIKDNVYIVSQSEVREEESISNNISDEKDNQGKEQIKIENTNKKTITVFISGEVKNPGVVAIDAEKRLSDAVNELGGTTENADLNKVNLAMKLKDESHYIIPKIGDNSESHNKETFENNIENDLNNKNNLININAASIQELDALPGVGEATANKIVNYREEKGKFNSIEEIKNVNGIGDKKYEELKTLISIE
- the selD gene encoding selenide, water dikinase SelD → MTTSGGUAAKIGPEVLASVLSQLPKNKNNNNLLVGLDTADDAAVYKLNDETALIQTLDFFTPMIDDPYIFGQIAAANSLSDVYAMGGKPIVAMNIVCFPSCHDMNILAEILKGGFDKVKESGALLVGGHTVDDKEPKYGLSVSGIVHPEKVLSNATSRVGDKLILTKPIGVGILNTAMKENLVSKEISDKVIEVMVHLNKYAAKSFDYIKVNSVTDITGFGLLGHALEMAKASNVSIEINSKDVPILDGAIDMANMGIIPVGMYRNKEYVSKDVNIIDVDTAIEDILYDPQTSGGLLISVEEELADKLIEDMKLNGSIEAKIIGSVKKKEDKYITVI
- the selA gene encoding L-seryl-tRNA(Sec) selenium transferase is translated as MINTNIERVIILDKRQLFSKLPSVDEILGNSKIVNIISEYPRDLVIEGIREAIDINRKSIVNLKENINAFDVSIDNIVNDVINRVRIKYELSLKKVINATGVVIHTNLGRSLLSQSIKNEVLNTAFRYSNLEYDIDKGKRGSRYSHLTETIKRITNAEDVLVVNNNAAAVLLVLSTLAKDKEAIVSRGELVEVGGSFRIPSIMELSGAKLVEVGATNKTHLNDYEEAINEETAILMKVHTSNYKILGFTESVEIKELKKLGEKYNLPVIEDLGSGTFIDLSKYGLSYEPTVLDSLKNGADIVTFSGDKMLGGPQAGIIVGKKEYIDKMKKNQLTRALRVDKLTICALEATFRMYLDEEKAINEIPTLKMLTYKISELDQKAKSLYDKIIDKNIDANVFIEDGLSQVGGGSMPLETIQTKVIAIAPKNMSVSSLEEKLRLSDSHIIARIYDNKYILDVRTIFEEEFEIIANELKKALN
- the selB gene encoding selenocysteine-specific translation elongation factor, whose protein sequence is MKNVIIGTAGHIDHGKTTLIKALTGRETDTLEEEKRRGISINLGFTYFDLPSNKRAGIVDVPGHEKFIKNMLAGAAGIDIVLFVVASDEGVMPQTIEHLDILSFLNIKKGIIVLTKCDVVDNEFIELVKEDIREKTKGTFLENSEIVEVDSISKNGVSELIKKIDDISNEIDDKNENSPARLNIDRVFSIKGFGTVVTGTLLEGKISIDDDLIIYPNKLKTKIRSIQVHGQDVKTAYAGQRTAINIANIKVEELKRGDVLASPNSLEESMMLDVKLSLVKHTNKNLKHWDRLRLYHGAREILCRVVPLDKDITKSGESCYAQLRLEESIVAKKLDSFVLRNYSPLETIGGGVIIDTKPKKHKKFDENVISSLKMKEKGELEVILEEYLKNNLKSYKTLKDIMSYTGENEELIINAINKLIKENKVANINNIYIHINQYENLKKLIVELLTIYHKKHRLRNGVLKEEVRSKIESKFNTKEMDILLNKLQNEKIIKIDENLISIYDFEVTLNDKQKEIKDNIQKKLKLPETLTVLNIKDICENKYYEEVLEYMIGKDVEKLDDTYIMDKEIYEEIKINLIKYLEEFGEITLGQYRDMLNSSRKNCMIILENFDRNKITKRDDNKRTLYNK